The region CAAGTCCAGTGTCTATAAACAGTTCCATCGGCAAAAACAAGGTCCCATCAGAAATCAGGCCTGATCCGTCGCCCTTCCCTCCTCTTCCGACGGGAGAAGCGTCTGCGGAACTCCGAGGAGAAATCTCGCATTTTGAATCCATCCCTTGAGGATTTCTGCGATCTCACGCGCCCTTACATAACTGGATAGAGGGGCTGTCGGGACATTTCTCCCTTCGACGGAGATAACGCCGCTTCTCAGCTGTGCATAGTTTACCCACGCAAGGGGCCGGGTCTTGCCGGCCGGATAGTCCTCGCCATAATCCACGACCTGAGTCATGATGTCTGCGTCGGAGACGGCCGTATAGGCCGCCATTTCTTCGTTCAGCACCGGTATGGGCACGCCGATACCCACGGCAAGAGAACATCCGTAACCGAGCAAACTCACGCCGACAAGCCAGCGCGGGCTCATTGCCTTCATGTCGCCAAGCACCATCAATGTCCCCGCGGCAGTCATGGGCAGGCCCTTTTCCGTCCGTTTCACATGGGGGTTGTGTTGCGTCCCATGGGAGACCACGTAACCTATGCCTCCTCCCAAAAATATTCGAGTCCCGAGGCCGATAGTCCGATAATAGGGATCGTTGAAGAGGGGGCTGAGTTGTCCGGCAGTGCAGTAATGCGCGCTTCCGAGCCGGGGTTTGATGGCCCCCATGTAGGTATAGATGATCTTGTCCGTGAGGTTTACGGCGCAGTTGTAATTTTGATAGGCGTTTCTCGGATTGCATAGCTGAGCAAAGGGAAGATCCGCCAGGGTGACCTTTTTTTCCAGGCGCTGACGAGGATAGCAGGCGGTTCCATATGCCTCCGCCCGCAAGTGTACCGATTTTCCAGCCACGAGATCATGGATGACATGTCCGCCACCATAAAGAAACTCCCCGGGATAGACCTTGTTCAGCGGGTCACCTTCAAGCGGCTCTGTCGCTCCGATATAACAATCCACCGCAGCGAGTCCCGCATAGGCGGGAACCCCATTGATCCACACCTTAGAGGCCTTAATCCCAGGAACGCTGTGACCGAAATTGATGAAGGCACCAGAAGAACACATGGGGGAAAAGGTCCCTGTGGTCACCACATCTACGGTTCGGGCGGCTTCCACTTCTCCCTTTGCTCGAACGATTCCGCACATTTCCTCTGCGGTGACCACAACGGCCTTGCCGGCTCGGATCTTTTCGTTGATTTCTTCGAATGTCTTTGAGACCTGATAATGTCCCATGTCAATCCAGCACCGAGATCACCCGATGCCCCTGTGCCTCAAGGGCCTTTATGATTGGTTCGATGTCTCCAACCTTGGAAATCCGTATGGAATAGACCTTTTTTTTGGGGTTTTGGGTTTCCGTAACCACGCTGATGATCTTCTGACCCATCTCACGCATGA is a window of Deltaproteobacteria bacterium DNA encoding:
- a CDS encoding homocysteine biosynthesis protein, which translates into the protein MGHYQVSKTFEEINEKIRAGKAVVVTAEEMCGIVRAKGEVEAARTVDVVTTGTFSPMCSSGAFINFGHSVPGIKASKVWINGVPAYAGLAAVDCYIGATEPLEGDPLNKVYPGEFLYGGGHVIHDLVAGKSVHLRAEAYGTACYPRQRLEKKVTLADLPFAQLCNPRNAYQNYNCAVNLTDKIIYTYMGAIKPRLGSAHYCTAGQLSPLFNDPYYRTIGLGTRIFLGGGIGYVVSHGTQHNPHVKRTEKGLPMTAAGTLMVLGDMKAMSPRWLVGVSLLGYGCSLAVGIGVPIPVLNEEMAAYTAVSDADIMTQVVDYGEDYPAGKTRPLAWVNYAQLRSGVISVEGRNVPTAPLSSYVRAREIAEILKGWIQNARFLLGVPQTLLPSEEEGRATDQA